A DNA window from Candidatus Sulfidibacterium hydrothermale contains the following coding sequences:
- a CDS encoding SusC/RagA family TonB-linked outer membrane protein, whose translation MLAFLLFAGLNFAWAQTRTISGKVTSADDGSALPGVTVVVKGTNNGTVTDANGKYSLQVGKNATTLVFSFVGMKTQEVPIDGKTTINVAMSSEAISMNEVVVTALGISRQKKSLGYAVQDVKGSQLAEVPKQNVLNALAGRVSGVQVTASSGAVGASTRITIRGNSSFRSNNQPLFVVDGVPVSNATTGASQWGGVDFGNAIADIDPENIKSMTILKGASAAALYGSRALNGVILITTKTGSAHKKGIGITYDFSIGFSNVYILPDYQNKYGQGYYGSEYWYNHFKDAGYGFAQFDNYTDFIEQNGVVGFSYYDGNWGGVMDGMDESWGPRLDIGIKLPQFDSPYTLDADGNPVYEPTPWVSQPDNVKDFFVTGVHQTHHIALTGGSDKAYGRIAYTYDDVTGTVPNTGEIKHNFNVSGHLQLSKKLSASANVTYVNNHSDNLPGQGYDVNNVMQSLGSWFGRQVNINHLKEYWNTLNPWGNPYNWNSSYHNNPYWTVYNNTTSRVRNRMFGNVSMKWDILDWMNLNFRAGTDFYEERRKHVDYNKSQDYPHGHFWQNKQFNQENNIDLFLNIDKNLTKDIRLTGMIGANYRQDLYNYTSMEANELTVPNFFDISNAKGTPISNMYTSERETNSIYGQLDASYKDFLFLGVTGRNDWSSTLPKGEWSYFYPSVNVGWIFTNNFHMTGKIFTFGKLRASYAIVGGDASPYSLSNVYYASSSAFKGITQYYYTRTLANSELKPERKYSWELGTNLKFMNNRIGLDFTYYDSYTKDQIMAIQIPTSSGFGNRWINAGQISNKGVEITLYADIFKKANGFNWRVTLNWAKNDNKVDELYGDLQSLQIGSSWSGLSVQARPGETYGVIRGIGYLVDSATGAYVVGSNGMPLRTQNNVTLGNVTPDWTGGIANDFSYKGVTLHVLIDGRKGGDLFSVTKMFGLYSGILEQTAQGNIRETGVVAGYNAMQQYTFVHEDGTPLNTNLDDPNNTDIVSAQSFYENYYGIKQESIIDGSFIKLREISLGYTLPKSLLGRQNIMQSLTVSFYVHNVALLYVDKSNDVKIDPETGYGNGNSGVGFEQYQLPPSRTFGFKLSVKF comes from the coding sequence ATGCTTGCGTTCTTGTTATTTGCGGGGCTAAATTTTGCCTGGGCACAGACAAGAACGATTAGCGGTAAGGTAACGAGTGCAGATGATGGTTCTGCGCTTCCAGGTGTTACTGTTGTGGTCAAAGGGACCAACAATGGAACAGTTACAGATGCTAATGGTAAATATTCCTTGCAAGTTGGAAAAAACGCCACGACGTTGGTGTTTTCCTTTGTGGGAATGAAAACTCAGGAAGTTCCGATCGACGGAAAAACCACCATTAATGTGGCTATGTCAAGTGAAGCCATATCCATGAATGAAGTTGTGGTTACCGCTTTGGGTATTTCCCGCCAGAAAAAATCACTCGGTTATGCCGTTCAGGACGTAAAAGGTTCTCAGCTGGCCGAAGTGCCGAAACAAAACGTACTGAATGCTCTTGCTGGTCGTGTTTCGGGTGTACAGGTAACTGCTAGTAGTGGTGCTGTCGGTGCTTCTACTCGTATTACCATCCGTGGTAACAGTTCTTTCCGTAGTAACAACCAGCCGCTGTTCGTAGTGGACGGTGTTCCGGTAAGTAATGCAACCACTGGTGCTTCCCAATGGGGTGGTGTTGACTTTGGTAATGCCATTGCCGATATTGATCCTGAAAACATTAAATCCATGACCATTCTGAAAGGTGCTTCCGCTGCTGCTCTTTATGGTAGCCGTGCTTTGAACGGGGTAATCCTGATTACCACCAAAACCGGTAGCGCCCATAAAAAAGGTATTGGAATTACTTATGACTTTAGTATAGGTTTTAGTAATGTTTACATTCTTCCTGATTACCAAAATAAATATGGTCAGGGATACTATGGTAGTGAATATTGGTACAACCATTTTAAAGATGCTGGATACGGTTTTGCTCAGTTTGATAACTATACTGATTTTATTGAGCAGAACGGTGTTGTTGGTTTCTCCTATTACGATGGTAACTGGGGTGGCGTTATGGACGGTATGGATGAATCCTGGGGTCCTCGTTTGGACATTGGGATAAAACTTCCTCAGTTTGACAGTCCTTATACACTGGATGCCGATGGTAATCCTGTATATGAGCCGACTCCGTGGGTTTCACAACCTGATAACGTAAAAGATTTCTTTGTAACTGGTGTACATCAGACTCATCACATTGCTTTAACCGGCGGAAGTGACAAAGCTTACGGACGTATTGCTTACACCTATGATGATGTTACCGGTACCGTTCCGAATACGGGTGAAATCAAACATAACTTTAATGTTAGCGGTCATCTTCAATTATCTAAAAAATTGAGCGCCAGCGCTAACGTAACTTATGTGAACAATCACAGTGACAACCTTCCGGGACAGGGTTACGATGTAAACAACGTAATGCAGTCTCTCGGTTCTTGGTTTGGTCGTCAGGTAAACATTAACCACCTGAAAGAATACTGGAATACTTTGAACCCTTGGGGAAATCCTTATAACTGGAACTCCTCTTATCATAACAACCCTTACTGGACCGTTTATAACAATACCACTTCCCGCGTAAGAAACCGGATGTTTGGTAATGTTTCTATGAAATGGGACATTCTGGATTGGATGAACTTGAATTTCCGCGCTGGTACTGACTTCTATGAAGAACGTCGTAAACATGTGGATTATAACAAATCACAAGATTATCCTCATGGCCACTTCTGGCAGAACAAACAGTTCAACCAGGAAAATAACATTGACCTGTTCTTGAACATTGACAAAAACCTGACCAAAGACATCCGCTTAACCGGTATGATTGGTGCTAACTATCGTCAGGATTTGTACAACTACACCAGCATGGAAGCTAATGAGCTGACTGTTCCGAATTTCTTTGACATCAGCAATGCAAAAGGAACTCCGATTTCTAATATGTATACCAGCGAAAGAGAAACCAATAGTATTTATGGTCAATTGGACGCTAGCTACAAAGATTTCTTGTTCTTAGGTGTTACTGGTCGTAATGACTGGAGTTCTACGCTGCCTAAAGGAGAATGGAGCTATTTCTATCCTTCAGTAAACGTAGGCTGGATCTTTACCAATAACTTCCACATGACTGGAAAAATCTTTACCTTTGGTAAATTGCGTGCCAGCTACGCTATCGTGGGTGGTGATGCCAGCCCTTATTCTTTGAGCAATGTTTATTATGCTTCTTCCAGCGCCTTCAAGGGAATTACCCAGTACTACTATACTCGTACACTGGCTAACTCCGAATTGAAACCGGAAAGAAAATATTCCTGGGAGTTGGGTACGAACTTGAAATTTATGAATAACCGTATTGGGTTAGACTTTACCTATTATGATTCTTATACTAAAGACCAGATTATGGCCATTCAGATTCCGACCTCTTCTGGTTTTGGAAACCGTTGGATCAACGCTGGTCAGATTTCGAACAAAGGGGTTGAAATCACTCTTTATGCTGACATCTTCAAAAAAGCTAACGGCTTTAACTGGCGTGTAACTTTGAACTGGGCTAAAAACGACAACAAAGTTGACGAATTGTACGGTGACCTGCAATCTCTGCAGATTGGTAGCTCTTGGAGCGGACTTTCCGTACAGGCTCGCCCGGGTGAAACTTACGGTGTAATTCGTGGTATTGGTTACCTGGTTGATTCTGCTACTGGTGCTTATGTAGTGGGTAGTAATGGTATGCCGCTCAGAACTCAAAACAATGTTACTTTAGGTAATGTTACTCCTGACTGGACTGGTGGTATCGCCAACGACTTCAGTTACAAAGGCGTTACTTTGCATGTTTTGATTGACGGACGTAAAGGTGGTGACCTGTTCAGTGTAACCAAAATGTTTGGTCTCTATTCTGGTATTTTGGAACAGACTGCTCAGGGTAACATTCGTGAAACTGGTGTTGTGGCTGGATACAATGCTATGCAGCAATATACTTTCGTTCACGAAGATGGAACTCCTTTGAATACAAACCTTGATGACCCGAATAATACGGATATTGTAAGTGCCCAGAGTTTCTATGAAAACTATTACGGTATTAAACAAGAAAGTATTATTGATGGTTCTTTCATTAAACTGAGAGAAATTTCACTGGGTTATACTTTACCCAAATCGTTGCTTGGTAGACAGAACATTATGCAGTCACTTACCGTTTCGTTTTATGTACACAATGTAGCTCTGCTGTATGTGGACAAATCGAACGATGTGAAGATTGATCCGGAAACCGGTTATGGTAATGGTAATAGTGGTGTCGGTTTTGAGCAATATCAGTTGCCGCCCTCACGTACCTTTGGTTTCAAACTATCCGTTAAGTTCTAA
- a CDS encoding SusC/RagA family TonB-linked outer membrane protein, giving the protein MRKITFMFVFLLFAGLNFAWAQTRTIHGKVTSSEDGLPIPGVTVKVKGTTVGTTTNLDGKYALEVKAGQNTLVFSYVGMKTQEVTLGNSNVVNVVLHPDVLQIDQVVVTAIGITKEKKALGYNVQDVTAKEIAKSGNTDVVNALQGRVSGVTITQASGAAGGATYITIRGATSIIGNNQPLFVVDGVPIDNSGGAGGVAGVATSNRVQDLNPDDIASVSVLKGGAATALYGIRGANGVIVITTKKGKSTKGKKINVTFNSSVTIQKISQVPDLNTEYAQGWSGQWYSGFFASWGPKISESGYSKDPSVWYYPGFDVDGAIVPKDQADPSLGPVKVYDQFDFFQTGVTNNNFLSLSGGNDKSTFYISASDLRDEGVIPNNLIRRNTFKVSGSSELSDRFKISGNANYLIDNGERIQQGSNTSGVMLGLMRTPPTFNNAAGYEFPDGTQRNYRHGGGYDNPYWTANKNLYNDKVNRIIGNLQMDYFVTDWLHLMFRPGVDYYNRYVKSHIAIGSRTYSAGQVTVSSYNHFDLNSDLIAYMNWNLSENTSMYANVGFNMQQRKSNYVWGQANGLSIPDFYNLSNSPNIQTGESTYEKRMMGVFFDVGVSYKNMLYLNVTGRNDWSTTLPEENNSFFYPSINGSFILSQLPFLKGNKVLPYVKIYSSYAITANDAAAYRTLTYYGQAGISDGWVSPSGVNFPITTDGVSYNGFTYGNTMGSNDLKPERTRTFEIGTNLKFVNNRLGLDFSYFNNLSTDLLLPVDIDPSTGFYSMYENAASMSSKGFEFTLYATPIKTKNFSWDIQVNFSRIKNVVESLAPNVNSIFLGGFTDPQVRAVAGEEYGTIYGYDWQRDANGNVLIDDNTGYPAGDYTMKPLGKVNPDWTMGISNSFHFFNFTVYALLDIRQGNKMWNGTRGALDFFGAAAETMSRDDDYVFSGIKAHWEDGVLVPDDGNPVNDIVVKLDQTWRTSGEGSGFTGPTVDYIEDASWVRLRELTISYSFNKMLKGTFVDNLEIYFTGRNLWLSTPYTGIDPETSLLGASNAQGMDYFNMPGTKSYLFGVRWSF; this is encoded by the coding sequence ATGAGAAAAATTACTTTTATGTTCGTGTTCTTGTTGTTTGCAGGGCTTAATTTTGCCTGGGCACAAACAAGAACCATCCATGGTAAAGTTACCAGCTCAGAGGATGGCTTGCCCATTCCCGGAGTAACTGTGAAGGTCAAGGGGACTACGGTAGGAACCACTACCAACCTTGATGGTAAATATGCCTTGGAAGTGAAAGCAGGCCAAAACACGCTTGTTTTTTCGTATGTGGGTATGAAAACCCAAGAAGTTACCCTTGGCAACAGCAACGTCGTAAATGTTGTTTTGCATCCTGATGTGTTGCAAATTGACCAGGTGGTGGTAACCGCTATTGGTATTACCAAAGAAAAGAAAGCATTGGGATACAATGTGCAAGATGTTACCGCTAAAGAAATTGCCAAGAGTGGAAATACCGATGTGGTAAATGCTCTCCAGGGTCGTGTTTCGGGAGTGACCATTACTCAGGCCAGTGGTGCTGCCGGTGGAGCTACATATATTACGATCCGCGGGGCAACATCTATTATTGGAAATAACCAACCACTTTTTGTGGTAGATGGTGTGCCGATTGACAACTCCGGTGGAGCCGGTGGCGTGGCTGGTGTGGCTACTTCTAACCGTGTTCAGGACCTGAACCCCGATGATATAGCCAGTGTTAGTGTACTGAAAGGTGGTGCTGCTACTGCATTGTATGGTATTCGTGGTGCTAATGGGGTAATTGTAATTACCACCAAAAAAGGAAAATCAACCAAAGGAAAGAAAATTAACGTTACCTTTAATTCCTCTGTAACTATTCAGAAAATTAGCCAGGTTCCGGATTTAAATACTGAATATGCTCAGGGATGGAGCGGACAATGGTATTCCGGCTTTTTTGCTTCCTGGGGACCAAAAATCTCAGAATCGGGTTACAGTAAAGATCCTTCTGTATGGTATTATCCGGGATTTGATGTAGATGGAGCTATCGTACCGAAAGATCAGGCCGATCCTAGCTTGGGCCCGGTAAAAGTTTACGATCAGTTTGATTTCTTCCAGACAGGTGTAACCAATAATAATTTCCTTAGCCTTTCCGGTGGAAATGACAAATCGACCTTTTACATTTCGGCTTCTGACCTGAGGGATGAAGGGGTAATCCCAAATAACCTGATTCGAAGAAATACTTTTAAAGTATCCGGTTCTTCTGAATTGAGTGACCGGTTTAAAATTTCTGGAAATGCAAATTATTTAATTGATAACGGAGAACGTATCCAGCAGGGATCCAATACGTCGGGTGTGATGCTGGGATTAATGCGTACTCCGCCTACCTTTAATAATGCTGCCGGATACGAATTTCCGGATGGTACCCAACGGAATTATCGCCACGGCGGTGGTTATGATAACCCTTACTGGACAGCCAATAAAAACCTTTATAACGACAAGGTAAATCGTATCATTGGTAATTTGCAGATGGATTATTTTGTAACGGATTGGTTGCATTTGATGTTCCGTCCGGGTGTTGATTATTACAACCGGTATGTAAAAAGTCATATTGCTATTGGTTCAAGAACTTATTCTGCTGGACAGGTTACGGTTTCTAGTTATAACCATTTTGATTTGAACAGCGACCTGATTGCTTATATGAACTGGAATCTGAGTGAAAATACCAGCATGTATGCCAATGTGGGCTTTAATATGCAACAACGGAAATCAAATTATGTTTGGGGACAAGCCAACGGACTTTCTATTCCTGATTTTTATAATTTGAGTAACAGCCCTAATATCCAAACGGGTGAAAGTACCTACGAAAAACGGATGATGGGTGTGTTCTTTGATGTGGGAGTAAGTTATAAAAATATGCTCTACCTGAATGTTACCGGACGTAATGACTGGTCAACAACACTTCCCGAAGAGAATAATTCATTTTTCTATCCGTCTATCAACGGTAGCTTTATTTTGTCGCAACTTCCTTTCCTGAAAGGAAACAAAGTGCTTCCTTATGTTAAAATTTATTCTTCTTATGCTATTACAGCTAATGATGCTGCAGCTTACCGTACTTTAACGTATTACGGACAGGCAGGTATCAGCGACGGATGGGTTAGTCCTTCCGGGGTTAATTTCCCGATTACTACTGACGGCGTTAGCTATAACGGCTTTACTTATGGAAACACCATGGGAAGTAATGATCTGAAACCGGAACGTACACGTACTTTTGAAATAGGAACCAACTTGAAATTTGTCAATAACCGGTTGGGACTTGATTTCTCATACTTTAATAATTTGAGTACAGATTTGTTGTTGCCGGTAGATATTGATCCTTCCACTGGTTTTTACAGCATGTATGAAAATGCAGCTTCGATGTCTTCAAAAGGATTCGAATTTACTTTGTATGCCACACCGATAAAAACCAAAAACTTTTCTTGGGATATTCAGGTGAATTTCTCCAGAATTAAAAACGTGGTCGAATCGTTGGCTCCGAATGTAAATTCTATTTTCTTGGGTGGATTTACCGATCCGCAAGTTCGTGCTGTGGCTGGCGAAGAGTATGGAACCATTTATGGTTATGACTGGCAGCGTGATGCTAATGGAAATGTCCTGATTGACGATAATACCGGATATCCGGCAGGTGATTACACGATGAAACCGTTGGGAAAAGTAAATCCTGATTGGACAATGGGTATCAGTAACTCTTTCCACTTCTTTAATTTTACGGTTTATGCTCTCCTGGATATCCGCCAGGGAAATAAAATGTGGAATGGTACCCGTGGTGCCCTGGATTTCTTTGGTGCCGCCGCCGAAACCATGAGCCGTGATGATGATTATGTATTCAGTGGAATTAAAGCCCACTGGGAAGATGGTGTTTTGGTTCCTGATGATGGAAATCCGGTAAATGATATTGTAGTAAAACTGGATCAAACCTGGCGTACCTCTGGTGAAGGTAGTGGATTTACTGGTCCTACTGTTGATTATATCGAAGATGCAAGCTGGGTTCGTTTACGCGAACTGACAATTTCCTATTCTTTTAACAAGATGCTGAAAGGTACCTTTGTTGATAATCTGGAAATTTACTTTACGGGAAGAAACTTGTGGCTAAGCACCCCCTATACGGGTATTGATCCTGAAACCAGTTTGTTGGGTGCATCCAATGCCCAGGGAATGGATTACTTTAATATGCCGGGAACAAAATCATATTTGTTTGGCGTACGCTGGTCATTCTAA
- a CDS encoding SusD/RagB family nutrient-binding outer membrane lipoprotein, with amino-acid sequence MRKNILIKIGLFIMIALAFTSCDKWIDTSININPDAPSDVPMNLILPSVEARFAFTLVQGNDGFRTLSLWDQQMSGIARQSQAEGAYSFRAGDANNNWGALYAGFLMDAKQLMDKASSAESKSPYFEGAAKAITAAALGYASDLWGDIPYSEALQGSDNLTPKFDSQQTIYADIQSLLDEAIADFSQPASSNVFPFEGDIIYQGDAEKWVKACYALKARYALHLSKVDPTNAYKTALEYIAKAFTSNDGNMYYHYSTSNDNANPLYLFMYDRGDVRVSKLITDTLTKYNDPRLPEYAAPIPADVVIDGVTYPAGSYVGSPIDQPISGASEPGPGIASINTPTPIITYAELAFITAECKFKLGDEAGAKTAAEEGLKASLDEYGVYDDAWFADMKAKFDAKSGDELFRFIMLQKYLALMYNFEAYNDWRRTDQPALIPNPLASGQAIPRRFPYPTDALTYNPNTPQDVTIWDRIWWDK; translated from the coding sequence ATGAGAAAAAATATCTTAATAAAAATAGGTTTGTTCATTATGATTGCACTGGCTTTTACCTCGTGCGACAAATGGATAGACACGAGCATAAATATAAATCCTGACGCTCCGTCGGATGTGCCCATGAACCTGATTCTTCCCAGTGTGGAAGCCCGGTTTGCTTTTACACTTGTGCAGGGAAATGATGGTTTTAGAACGCTCTCTTTATGGGATCAGCAAATGTCGGGTATTGCTCGTCAATCACAGGCTGAAGGAGCCTACTCTTTCCGTGCCGGTGATGCGAACAATAACTGGGGCGCTTTGTATGCTGGTTTCCTGATGGATGCCAAACAATTGATGGACAAAGCCTCATCAGCTGAGTCTAAATCGCCTTATTTTGAAGGAGCGGCAAAAGCTATTACGGCAGCTGCCCTTGGATATGCTTCCGATTTGTGGGGAGATATTCCTTATTCTGAAGCTTTGCAGGGTTCTGACAACTTAACGCCGAAATTCGATTCGCAGCAAACCATTTATGCGGATATCCAGAGTTTACTTGATGAAGCCATTGCTGATTTTTCGCAGCCCGCTTCATCCAATGTCTTCCCTTTTGAAGGCGATATCATTTATCAGGGTGATGCTGAAAAATGGGTGAAAGCATGCTATGCACTGAAAGCCCGCTATGCTTTGCATCTTTCAAAGGTTGATCCGACCAATGCTTATAAAACAGCACTGGAGTATATTGCTAAAGCCTTTACCAGTAACGATGGTAATATGTACTACCATTACAGTACCAGTAATGATAATGCCAATCCGTTGTATTTGTTTATGTACGATCGGGGTGATGTTAGAGTAAGTAAACTGATTACGGATACGCTTACCAAATACAATGATCCTCGTTTGCCAGAATACGCTGCGCCTATTCCGGCTGATGTTGTGATTGACGGGGTTACTTATCCGGCAGGATCTTATGTGGGTTCGCCCATTGATCAGCCGATTAGCGGAGCTTCTGAACCAGGTCCGGGAATTGCAAGTATCAATACACCGACTCCGATTATAACGTATGCTGAGCTGGCTTTTATCACTGCTGAATGTAAATTTAAGCTGGGTGATGAAGCTGGTGCTAAAACTGCAGCAGAGGAAGGTTTAAAAGCTTCTCTTGACGAATACGGAGTTTATGATGATGCTTGGTTTGCAGATATGAAAGCTAAATTTGATGCAAAAAGTGGTGATGAACTTTTCCGCTTTATTATGCTTCAAAAATATTTGGCTTTGATGTATAATTTTGAAGCCTATAACGACTGGAGAAGAACCGATCAGCCGGCTCTTATCCCGAATCCGTTGGCCAGTGGCCAGGCTATCCCGAGAAGATTTCCATATCCTACGGACGCACTTACCTATAATCCTAATACACCACAGGATGTAACAATATGGGATAGAATATGGTGGGATAAATAA
- a CDS encoding S8 family serine peptidase: protein MKNFTIKIKLTLFLLLFSLAVNAQTVNPHAIDGEIYLMTKKDFSFKSQGVDGKVSLSQLPFLNGLKESYKLYKAVRPFYYTGDSVLKRTYLLYFSKIKAVDSLIAVLRKNPDIVYAEKAPLFKAFYTPNDPYFNSTYSKRWYLSVIHAQEAWDIQKGNRHVVVAVLDDGVDIDHPDLQSKIVSRVDLADNDLDPTPPEESYDWTHGTHVAGLAGAATDNGIGIASIGFNVGLMAVKVASDTSSGENMTYGYQGIVWAADHGADVINMSWGGPGYYQTGQNIVNYAYNKGCVLVAAAGNDGNSDISYPAGYHHVISVASTDGDDKKSSFSQYGSTIDVCAPGGQNQYASEGIYSTFYTTSSAYGYMQGTSMASPIVSGLCGLMLSEDSTLTPEKLTRILKATCDNIDAQNPDYVGELGAGRINAYQALLAVKDSMMNRTVVANFKVSKISIPEGDTVHFTDLSIGNPTSWYWTFEGGTPEHSTEQNPPPVQYDKAGSYKVTLTVSDGTNTNTEVKTNYVLVYPLISGAWQPQATGFSTESRGINYIYIVNPDVVWANAYDGTGKDDNVQEFTKTTDGGNTWKPGKYTGVPYGYAVSCIAATDSLHAWIAMYNRSAPTGHGGVYVTTDGGKTWSSQPTASFSDAASFPDIIYFWDNQNGVCMGDPVNNVFEIYTTTDGGANWVRVPSANIPVSLSGEAGWTNLYAVEGNTIWFGTNKGRIYRSVDKGYHWTVASTGMDNITSLGFHNDTLGVAAETVYQSGAITAFHLVKTEDGGKTWSEIQPSGAYFKSDLAVVPGAPGWLVSTGISSDLAECGSAYSLDEGKTWTQLDDSIQYTAVKFYNSATGWAGGFNVSATSRGIWKWLGIPATGVRRVINNNKVLVYPNPASGKVHFHVTGADKVTEVSIYNESGKNVGTFRYPVAREDVVLDLKKLKEGIYIAVLKGKHIVAVKKIILK from the coding sequence ATGAAAAATTTTACAATTAAAATCAAACTGACCCTGTTCCTGTTGCTTTTCTCATTAGCAGTAAATGCACAAACGGTCAATCCTCATGCCATTGATGGAGAAATTTACTTGATGACAAAAAAAGATTTTTCCTTTAAATCTCAGGGAGTTGATGGAAAGGTTAGTCTTAGTCAGCTTCCCTTTTTAAATGGCTTGAAAGAAAGTTATAAGCTGTATAAAGCGGTTCGCCCTTTTTATTATACGGGTGATTCGGTTTTGAAAAGAACCTACTTATTGTATTTTTCAAAAATTAAAGCCGTTGACAGTCTGATAGCTGTTTTAAGAAAAAATCCGGACATTGTTTACGCAGAAAAGGCTCCTTTATTCAAAGCTTTTTATACGCCCAATGATCCTTACTTTAATTCAACTTACAGCAAACGGTGGTATCTGTCGGTAATTCATGCCCAGGAAGCCTGGGATATCCAAAAAGGAAACCGCCATGTAGTGGTGGCTGTGTTAGATGACGGAGTTGATATTGATCATCCGGATCTGCAAAGTAAAATTGTATCGCGGGTTGATTTGGCCGATAATGATCTGGATCCTACACCGCCGGAAGAGTCGTATGACTGGACGCATGGAACTCATGTGGCGGGATTGGCCGGAGCGGCTACCGATAATGGGATTGGTATTGCCTCTATCGGTTTTAACGTGGGGTTAATGGCGGTAAAGGTAGCCAGTGATACTTCCAGTGGGGAGAATATGACCTATGGATATCAGGGGATTGTTTGGGCTGCTGATCATGGTGCCGATGTGATTAATATGTCTTGGGGAGGCCCCGGTTATTACCAAACGGGTCAAAATATTGTCAATTATGCTTATAACAAAGGTTGTGTTTTGGTTGCCGCTGCCGGTAACGACGGAAATTCGGATATTTCCTATCCTGCCGGGTATCACCATGTTATATCGGTAGCTTCTACGGATGGTGATGATAAAAAGTCTTCCTTTTCACAGTACGGCAGTACCATTGATGTTTGTGCTCCCGGTGGTCAGAATCAATATGCTTCGGAAGGCATTTACAGTACTTTTTATACGACCAGCAGTGCCTATGGCTATATGCAGGGAACATCCATGGCGTCTCCTATTGTTTCTGGTTTGTGTGGTTTGATGCTTTCGGAAGATTCTACATTGACTCCGGAAAAATTAACCCGGATTTTAAAAGCTACTTGTGACAATATTGATGCACAAAATCCGGATTATGTCGGAGAGCTGGGGGCTGGACGTATCAATGCTTACCAGGCTTTGCTGGCTGTGAAGGACAGTATGATGAATCGTACGGTGGTAGCTAATTTTAAAGTTTCTAAGATTTCTATTCCGGAAGGAGACACCGTTCACTTTACTGACTTGTCTATCGGAAATCCGACCTCGTGGTACTGGACTTTTGAAGGCGGTACTCCCGAACATTCAACAGAACAGAATCCGCCTCCTGTTCAGTATGATAAGGCGGGTTCTTACAAAGTAACCCTCACGGTTTCGGATGGTACAAATACGAATACAGAGGTAAAAACAAATTATGTTTTGGTTTATCCGTTAATATCAGGTGCCTGGCAGCCACAGGCAACCGGATTTTCAACGGAGAGCAGGGGAATCAATTATATTTATATTGTAAATCCGGATGTGGTTTGGGCCAATGCCTATGACGGAACGGGCAAAGATGATAATGTTCAGGAATTTACCAAAACTACTGATGGCGGAAACACCTGGAAACCGGGAAAATATACCGGTGTTCCTTACGGATATGCTGTTTCTTGTATTGCTGCTACCGATTCGCTTCACGCGTGGATTGCCATGTACAACAGAAGTGCTCCCACCGGCCACGGAGGAGTTTATGTGACTACTGATGGCGGAAAAACCTGGAGTTCTCAACCTACAGCCTCCTTTAGCGACGCGGCATCATTTCCGGATATTATTTACTTTTGGGATAATCAGAATGGGGTGTGTATGGGTGATCCGGTGAATAATGTTTTTGAAATCTATACAACCACCGATGGAGGGGCAAACTGGGTCCGGGTTCCTTCTGCCAATATTCCTGTTTCGCTCTCTGGAGAAGCCGGATGGACAAATTTGTATGCAGTGGAAGGAAATACCATTTGGTTCGGAACGAACAAAGGAAGAATTTATCGTTCTGTTGATAAAGGATATCATTGGACGGTGGCTTCTACGGGTATGGATAACATTACTTCTTTGGGATTTCATAATGATACCTTGGGCGTTGCAGCAGAAACAGTCTATCAGTCAGGAGCTATTACGGCTTTTCATTTGGTAAAAACAGAAGACGGAGGAAAAACCTGGAGTGAAATTCAGCCCTCAGGCGCCTATTTTAAATCGGATCTGGCGGTGGTTCCCGGTGCTCCCGGATGGCTTGTGTCAACCGGAATTTCCAGTGATCTTGCAGAATGTGGCTCCGCCTATTCGTTGGATGAAGGAAAAACATGGACGCAACTGGATGATTCAATTCAATATACAGCGGTCAAGTTTTATAATAGCGCAACCGGATGGGCCGGCGGGTTTAATGTAAGTGCTACCTCACGGGGTATCTGGAAATGGCTGGGAATCCCTGCCACAGGTGTTCGTCGCGTAATTAATAATAATAAGGTATTGGTTTATCCGAATCCGGCTTCCGGTAAGGTTCATTTTCATGTGACCGGGGCAGATAAAGTGACGGAAGTTTCAATTTATAATGAATCGGGAAAAAATGTGGGGACCTTTCGTTACCCGGTTGCACGTGAAGATGTGGTTCTGGATTTAAAAAAGCTGAAGGAGGGAATTTATATTGCTGTTTTGAAAGGAAAACACATTGTGGCGGTGAAAAAAATCATACTGAAATGA